In Saccharothrix syringae, the following are encoded in one genomic region:
- a CDS encoding actin cross-linking domain-containing toxin, translated as MLFGAAVRLRPAARRQPEGAPEFGKVFRGVSIGSESELTGLECALPAHSVQTFAYVESAETGRPLVRITKDMDHGDYPARPGWRLHTVELITYPALKSDEHPAEDYREPNAAVLFVLSTLNGIGLGEARPLESHEGGGGRFRLVVTNRNHVIVKRASSAGMPRAGQQLTAAISTRDLLFREGAMFTSVQAAAPWYRPELAGEATLPDEPACTDEKAVRNLYAFLASMIDFVAALAKKHRFGIEGYRPGGTPSGLALTDPRVKNDWRVLPRTKCATMLEALGGDDQRIVRILLSERYPDNPTAEYAAYQYVIFGLGTVAGHTIDDASVAGTRAALFEFRSVPGELVNYLPDARELNPPVADPLERWFGKARPLAVRAINQIAGENEDEFARWFRERFAEKRNAKDPLQAGTALQKAEWIRSTREQDWKSITDRYPPPS; from the coding sequence ATGCTGTTCGGCGCGGCAGTGCGCCTGCGTCCCGCGGCACGGCGGCAGCCGGAGGGCGCGCCGGAGTTCGGCAAGGTGTTCCGCGGTGTCTCCATCGGTTCCGAAAGCGAACTGACCGGGCTCGAGTGCGCGCTCCCGGCCCACTCGGTGCAGACCTTCGCCTACGTGGAGTCGGCCGAGACCGGCCGTCCTCTCGTGCGGATCACCAAGGACATGGATCACGGCGACTACCCGGCCCGACCGGGGTGGAGGCTCCACACCGTCGAACTCATCACCTATCCAGCCCTGAAGAGCGACGAACACCCGGCGGAGGACTACCGGGAGCCCAATGCCGCCGTGCTGTTCGTGCTCAGCACCCTCAACGGCATCGGCCTCGGCGAGGCGAGGCCGCTCGAGTCGCACGAGGGCGGGGGAGGCAGGTTCCGGCTGGTGGTCACGAACCGCAACCACGTCATCGTCAAGAGGGCGTCGTCCGCCGGGATGCCGCGCGCGGGGCAACAGCTCACCGCGGCGATCTCGACCAGGGACCTCCTCTTCCGCGAAGGGGCGATGTTCACGTCGGTGCAGGCCGCCGCACCCTGGTACCGCCCGGAGTTGGCCGGTGAAGCCACGCTCCCGGACGAACCCGCCTGCACCGACGAGAAAGCCGTGAGGAACCTGTACGCCTTCCTGGCATCCATGATCGACTTTGTCGCCGCACTGGCCAAGAAGCACCGCTTCGGCATCGAGGGCTACCGACCCGGGGGCACGCCATCGGGCCTGGCGTTGACCGATCCCCGGGTGAAGAACGACTGGAGGGTACTGCCCCGCACCAAGTGCGCGACCATGTTGGAAGCGCTCGGCGGCGACGACCAGCGCATCGTGCGAATCCTCCTCAGCGAGCGCTACCCGGACAACCCGACCGCCGAGTACGCCGCTTACCAGTACGTCATCTTCGGGCTCGGCACCGTGGCCGGGCACACCATCGACGACGCCTCCGTCGCCGGCACCAGAGCCGCGCTGTTCGAGTTCCGCTCCGTCCCCGGAGAACTGGTGAACTACCTGCCGGACGCGCGAGAACTCAACCCACCGGTCGCGGACCCGCTGGAGCGGTGGTTCGGCAAGGCGCGTCCCCTGGCCGTCAGGGCGATCAACCAGATCGCCGGGGAAAACGAGGACGAATTCGCGCGGTGGTTCCGGGAGAGGTTCGCCGAGAAGCGGAACGCCAAGGACCCGTTGCAAGCCGGCACGGCCCTGCAGAAGGCCGAGTGGATCCGCAGCACGCGCGAACAGGACTGGAAGAGCATCACCGACCGATATCCGCCCCCCTCGTGA
- a CDS encoding alpha/beta hydrolase family protein, with product MPNNHVRLARRIPVPDAVPTVSVNPVTPPAPDRGLPLQLRVTAPLHGDAAAIVLLSHGGGSSHYLVSKDGYSPLVDFYASHGFAVIQPTHLSSPGGGLGLDTGAPGHPLFWRSRIDDFTLILDNLTAVEAQAPVRLDPTRIAVVGHSAGGNTAGVLLGARATDPAGGTALDLRDPRIGAGVPLASTGSAEGMTDTMRERYPELEADFSHLTTPTLVVHGDEDDNRVATTRGAKHHLGGIMGYSLAETDDEDPERPAVTQRATWAYLRSALHDGDPAWQQEVIQCGRGFGGASAAVAEGPAATSPAARSDREGRPGGPSAPNSAQGLRSGSRPRPLVPTGVARAARTGATRRRAGTSPLDVFSW from the coding sequence ATGCCGAACAACCACGTCCGGCTCGCCCGGCGCATCCCCGTCCCCGACGCGGTTCCGACCGTCTCGGTCAACCCGGTCACCCCGCCGGCGCCGGACCGCGGTCTCCCGCTGCAGCTGCGGGTCACCGCACCCCTGCACGGCGACGCCGCCGCGATCGTGCTGCTGTCCCACGGGGGCGGCAGCTCGCACTACCTGGTGTCCAAGGACGGCTATTCGCCCCTGGTCGACTTCTACGCGAGTCACGGATTCGCCGTCATCCAGCCGACCCACCTCAGTTCCCCGGGCGGCGGGCTCGGCCTCGACACCGGCGCCCCCGGCCACCCGCTGTTCTGGCGATCGCGGATCGACGACTTCACGCTCATCCTCGACAACCTCACCGCCGTCGAGGCCCAGGCGCCGGTGCGGCTCGACCCGACGCGCATCGCCGTCGTCGGCCACTCCGCGGGCGGCAACACGGCCGGCGTGCTGCTCGGCGCGCGGGCCACCGATCCGGCCGGCGGAACCGCGCTCGACCTGCGTGACCCCCGCATCGGCGCGGGTGTGCCGCTCGCCTCGACCGGCAGCGCCGAGGGCATGACCGACACCATGCGCGAGCGGTACCCCGAACTGGAAGCCGACTTCTCGCACCTGACCACGCCGACCCTGGTCGTCCACGGCGACGAAGACGACAACCGCGTCGCCACCACCCGCGGCGCCAAGCACCACCTCGGCGGCATCATGGGCTACAGCCTCGCCGAGACCGACGACGAGGACCCCGAACGGCCGGCGGTCACCCAGCGCGCGACATGGGCCTACCTGCGATCGGCCCTCCACGACGGTGACCCCGCGTGGCAGCAAGAGGTGATCCAGTGTGGTCGCGGCTTCGGAGGTGCTTCCGCGGCCGTGGCAGAGGGACCTGCGGCGACATCTCCGGCTGCCCGCTCTGACCGGGAGGGGCGGCCCGGCGGGCCCAGCGCACCGAACAGTGCTCAGGGGCTGCGATCGGGAAGCCGACCACGACCCCTGGTACCCACAGGCGTGGCTCGCGCCGCACGAACGGGTGCAACACGCCGACGCGCTGGAACATCCCCCCTCGACGTGTTCTCCTGGTAA
- a CDS encoding helix-turn-helix domain-containing protein, protein MIGRPGLAEFLRRRREKLSPSEVGLPETRRRRTPGLRREEVAVPAGMSSDFYARLEQARGSDPSESVVAALARALRCTPDEKDHLFRLAGVPVPPRRNALDDALACRDERRPDRGSNVHRSWFIRQESRHLAPEADRARLSAAHVSDLRATYSRRGGDHRIAELVADLAAYSAECRT, encoded by the coding sequence GTGATCGGCCGACCCGGACTCGCCGAGTTCCTGCGTCGGCGGCGCGAGAAGCTCTCGCCGTCGGAGGTCGGCCTGCCGGAAACGCGGCGCCGCCGGACACCCGGCCTGCGGCGCGAAGAGGTCGCCGTGCCGGCGGGCATGTCGAGCGACTTCTACGCGCGACTGGAGCAGGCCCGCGGCTCCGACCCGTCGGAGTCGGTCGTGGCCGCCCTCGCTCGCGCGCTGCGGTGCACCCCCGACGAGAAGGACCACCTGTTCCGCCTCGCCGGCGTGCCCGTCCCGCCGCGCCGCAACGCGCTCGACGACGCCCTGGCCTGCCGTGACGAGCGTCGCCCCGACCGCGGGAGCAACGTCCACCGGAGCTGGTTCATCCGCCAGGAGTCGCGTCACCTCGCTCCGGAAGCAGACCGGGCCCGCCTGTCGGCGGCGCACGTCAGCGACCTCCGCGCCACGTACTCCCGCCGCGGCGGGGACCACCGGATCGCCGAGCTGGTAGCCGACCTCGCCGCCTACAGCGCGGAGTGCCGGACGTGA
- a CDS encoding NPCBM/NEW2 domain-containing protein: protein MNQQAPAKRPNPLLPGTGLVADVSAVVALVLTLTTTSATVVAVAAGVAVIASAGYLWSYRDVPLGGKGFLAVVALAVAVATASIALTRLFLDPAVTGPSDTEGGTPRSTTSRPAAVTGTNTTGQPTTSTDQAGPAERSLLSLTPQEEDYVHLPITINGTTYSQAKVGKPFSNYAMDRVVDEEYTVPPAVSTIFRSRIGVADDAPTGASVTFTITVDGRPVATKVVTRGTIDDIEADISGQTRFGISAENESSEPALAAWIDPVIVSRT, encoded by the coding sequence GTGAACCAGCAGGCGCCTGCCAAGCGCCCCAACCCGCTCTTACCCGGCACCGGGCTCGTCGCCGACGTCTCGGCCGTGGTCGCGCTCGTACTGACGCTGACAACGACCTCCGCCACCGTCGTCGCGGTCGCGGCCGGCGTGGCCGTCATCGCGAGCGCCGGTTACCTGTGGTCCTATCGCGATGTCCCGCTCGGCGGCAAGGGGTTCCTCGCGGTGGTGGCGCTGGCCGTGGCCGTCGCCACCGCGAGCATCGCGCTCACCCGCCTGTTCCTCGACCCCGCCGTCACCGGCCCATCCGACACCGAAGGCGGAACTCCCCGGTCGACCACGTCCCGACCGGCTGCCGTGACCGGGACGAACACCACTGGACAACCGACGACCAGCACCGACCAGGCCGGTCCAGCGGAGAGATCCCTCCTGTCGTTGACCCCACAGGAAGAGGACTACGTCCATCTGCCCATCACGATCAACGGCACCACGTACAGCCAGGCCAAGGTCGGGAAACCGTTCTCCAACTACGCCATGGACCGCGTGGTCGACGAGGAGTACACCGTCCCGCCGGCCGTGTCCACGATCTTCCGGTCACGGATAGGTGTCGCCGACGACGCACCCACCGGGGCGTCGGTGACCTTCACCATCACCGTGGACGGCCGACCAGTCGCCACCAAGGTCGTCACCCGGGGCACCATCGACGACATCGAGGCCGACATCTCCGGGCAGACCCGGTTCGGCATCAGTGCGGAGAACGAGTCCAGCGAACCCGCCCTGGCCGCCTGGATCGACCCGGTCATCGTCAGCAGGACCTGA
- a CDS encoding IS3 family transposase, which produces MWRPAHDRRVGGAAHAAAVEFVLRVLGVASSTYHGWVARQAGPSDREREDRAITAEIVDIHTASGGTYGSPRIHQVLRHRGIRVSRKRVERLMRQAALQGAFLRKHWRTPLTRRDPRSAPARAPSGSRPCATPLQPDRGLEDQRPLRHRPRARRPGIRIWSRDVREGQLIHHSDRRSSHGRCAPRALSGRRMGCAPVKRSGSPDWAGRFRRHHQPLLP; this is translated from the coding sequence ATGTGGCGACCGGCCCACGACCGCCGAGTCGGAGGAGCTGCGCATGCTGCGGCGGTCGAGTTCGTCCTCCGGGTCCTCGGCGTCGCCTCCTCCACCTACCACGGCTGGGTGGCCCGACAGGCCGGCCCGTCGGACCGCGAACGCGAGGACCGGGCGATCACCGCGGAGATCGTCGACATCCACACCGCCTCGGGCGGCACCTATGGCAGCCCGCGGATCCACCAGGTCCTGCGGCACCGGGGCATCCGCGTGTCGCGCAAGCGGGTGGAGCGGCTGATGCGCCAGGCCGCCCTGCAGGGCGCCTTCCTGCGCAAACACTGGCGGACGCCGTTGACCAGGCGGGATCCGCGGTCCGCACCGGCGAGGGCGCCTTCTGGCTCGCGGCCGTGCGCGACGCCTCTCCAACCGGATCGTGGGCTGGAAGACCAGCGACCGCTGCGACACCGACCTCGTGCCCGGCGCCCTGGAATACGCATCTGGTCCCGCGACGTGCGCGAAGGCCAGTTGATCCACCACAGCGACCGCAGGTCGAGCCACGGCCGATGTGCTCCACGAGCGCTCTCCGGACGACGGATGGGGTGCGCGCCCGTGAAGCGATCCGGCTCCCCTGACTGGGCAGGACGGTTCCGGCGCCACCACCAACCGCTTCTCCCGTGA
- a CDS encoding SGNH/GDSL hydrolase family protein — MTTTRRGRGLLVAAVAVVLCAGAAAPAAAEQATPRAEGVSTVFFGDSYTANFGIAPLQQVDSEEAYCFRAQENYPAVAARRLAAKGTALDIASDRSCGGALIEHFWTAQPLLGGIATRPPQQEALGTETKLVVGSLGGNTVGFANILKQCSQKLRDQGALLPADPVDADEPADQCAAFFTTGDGKDWLDYRFDKAQFELEQLLNRIYYAAPEATTVLVGYPRIVPANVARCQNPAPGQTEKPLADIDTGALLVFDKIQKRLNDLMRTKADENGAVFVDLYAATDDNTACDGADRGIGGLFENSQLQVFGTTLPWYLHPNTRGRDIQADQVATTIQNALNR; from the coding sequence ATGACGACGACGAGACGGGGACGCGGCCTGCTCGTGGCGGCGGTGGCCGTGGTGCTGTGCGCGGGGGCCGCCGCGCCCGCCGCAGCGGAGCAGGCGACGCCGCGGGCGGAGGGGGTGTCGACGGTGTTCTTCGGCGACTCCTACACCGCCAACTTCGGCATCGCCCCACTCCAGCAGGTGGACTCCGAGGAGGCGTACTGCTTCCGGGCCCAGGAGAACTACCCGGCGGTGGCGGCCCGGCGGCTGGCCGCGAAGGGCACCGCACTCGACATCGCCTCCGACCGGTCCTGCGGCGGTGCGCTGATCGAACACTTCTGGACCGCACAGCCCCTGCTGGGAGGTATCGCGACCAGGCCGCCGCAGCAGGAAGCGCTGGGCACGGAGACCAAGCTGGTCGTCGGCAGCCTCGGGGGCAACACCGTCGGCTTCGCCAACATCCTCAAGCAGTGCTCCCAGAAGCTCCGCGACCAGGGCGCGCTGCTGCCCGCCGATCCGGTCGACGCCGACGAGCCCGCCGACCAGTGCGCCGCCTTCTTCACCACCGGAGACGGCAAGGACTGGCTCGACTACCGGTTCGACAAGGCCCAGTTCGAACTGGAGCAGTTGCTCAACCGGATCTACTACGCCGCGCCCGAGGCCACGACTGTGCTGGTCGGCTACCCGCGGATCGTGCCCGCCAACGTCGCCAGGTGCCAGAACCCCGCGCCCGGGCAGACCGAGAAGCCCCTGGCCGACATCGACACCGGCGCCCTGCTGGTGTTCGACAAGATCCAGAAACGCCTCAACGACCTCATGCGCACCAAGGCCGACGAGAACGGAGCCGTGTTCGTCGACCTCTACGCCGCCACCGACGACAACACCGCCTGCGACGGCGCCGACCGCGGCATCGGCGGCCTGTTCGAGAACTCCCAGCTCCAGGTCTTCGGCACCACGCTGCCCTGGTACCTGCACCCCAACACCCGCGGACGCGACATCCAGGCCGACCAGGTCGCCACCACCATCCAGAACGCCCTCAACCGCTGA
- a CDS encoding ribosome-recycling factor — protein MRVDQRAAGWSRCATASVTSTRNHGKGTYRCPRSTGWRRTSPGLLDGVRVDYYGVPTPLARMATVSVPEPRLITIKPWEGNQITAVGDAVRDAGLGLTPQVEGDLVRVPLQPLTEQERKEAVASAREHAETARTAVRESLREGERTATALAEGGSLDETGADGLHTRLRDLAERGLRQVDAVTAAAEQDILAV, from the coding sequence CTGAGGGTCGACCAGCGGGCCGCGGGGTGGAGTCGGTGCGCGACCGCTTCGGTCACGAGCACGCGAAACCACGGGAAGGGAACGTACCGGTGTCCGAGGTCGACCGGTTGGAGAAGGACTTCACCCGGTCTGCTGGACGGGGTCAGGGTGGACTACTACGGCGTACCGACGCCGTTGGCCCGGATGGCCACGGTCTCCGTCCCGGAACCGCGTCTGATCACGATCAAGCCGTGGGAGGGGAACCAGATCACGGCGGTCGGCGACGCCGTGCGCGACGCGGGCCTGGGCTTGACGCCGCAGGTCGAGGGCGACTTGGTGCGCGTTCCGCTCCAGCCGCTGACCGAACAGGAGCGCAAGGAGGCCGTCGCCTCGGCGCGCGAGCACGCCGAGACCGCGAGAACGGCCGTGCGCGAGTCGCTGCGCGAGGGTGAGCGGACCGCAACCGCTCTCGCCGAGGGCGGCAGCCTGGACGAGACCGGTGCCGACGGGCTGCACACGCGCCTGCGCGACTTGGCCGAGCGGGGCCTGCGCCAGGTCGACGCCGTGACGGCGGCCGCGGAACAGGACATCCTCGCGGTGTGA
- a CDS encoding RNA recognition motif domain-containing protein, which yields MATKLYVGNLAAHTSDEGLRNAFAEFGEVIDATVERDAETGNSRGFGFVEMGSPDAATAAIEGLHGRDLDGRSLAVREHRARPGR from the coding sequence ATGGCGACCAAGCTGTACGTGGGCAACCTGGCTGCCCACACGAGCGATGAAGGGCTGCGCAACGCCTTCGCGGAGTTCGGCGAGGTCATCGACGCCACCGTCGAACGCGACGCCGAGACGGGCAACTCCAGGGGCTTCGGCTTCGTGGAGATGGGGTCCCCGGACGCGGCCACCGCCGCGATCGAGGGGCTCCACGGGCGCGATCTCGACGGCCGTTCGCTCGCTGTCCGCGAACACCGCGCACGGCCCGGCCGCTGA